From a region of the Chlorocebus sabaeus isolate Y175 chromosome 23, mChlSab1.0.hap1, whole genome shotgun sequence genome:
- the ARSI gene encoding arylsulfatase I yields the protein MHALTGFSLVSLLSFGYLSWDWAKPSLVADWPGEAGEQRSAAPPQPPHIIFILTDDQGYHDVGYHGSDIETPTLDRLAAKGVKLENYYIQPICTPSRSQLLTGRYQIHTGLQHSIIRPRQPNCLPLDQVTLPQKLQEAGYSTHMVGKWHLGFYRKECLPTRRGFDTFLGSLTGNVDYYTYDNCDGPGVCGFDLHEGENVAWGLSGQYSTMLYAQRASHILASHSPQRPLFLYVAFQAVHTPLQSPREYLYRYRTMGNVARRKYAAMVTCMDEAVRNITWALKRYGFYNNSVIIFSSDNGGQTFSGGSNWPLRGRKGTYWEGGVRGLGFVHSPLLKRKQRTSRALMHITDWYPTLVGLAGGTTSAADGLDGYDVWPAISEGRASPRTEILHNIDPLYNHAQHGSLEGGFGIWNTAVQAAIRVGEWKLLTGDPGYGDWIPPQTLATFPGSWWNLERMASVRQAVWLFNISADPYEREDLAGQRPDVVRTLLARLAEYNRTAIPVRYPAENPRAHPDFNGGAWGPWASDEEEEEEEGRARSFSRGRRKKKCKICKLRSFFRKLNTRLMSQRI from the exons ATGCACGCCCTCACTGGCTTCTCCCTGGTCAGCCTGCTCAGCTTCGGCTACCTGTCCTGGGACTGGGCCAAGCCGAGCCTCGTGGCCGACTGGCCCGGGGAGGCCGGTGAGCAGCGCTCGGCCGCtccgccccagcctccccacaTCATTTTCATTCTCACGGACGACCAAGGCTACCACGACGTGGGCTACCATGGTTCAGATATCGAGACCCCCACGCTGGACAGGCTGGCGGCCAAGGGGGTCAAGTTGGAGAATTATTACATCCAGCCCATCTGCACGCCTTCGCGGAGCCAGCTCCTCACTGGCAG gTACCAGATCCACACAGGACTCCAGCATTCCATCATCCGCCCACGGCAGCCCAACTGCCTGCCCCTGGACCAGGTGACACTGCCCCAGAAGCTGCAGGAGGCAGGTTATTCCACCCATATGGTGGGCAAGTGGCACCTGGGCTTCTACCGGAAGGAGTGTCTGCCCACCCGTCGGGGCTTCGACACCTTCCTGGGCTCGCTCACGGGCAATGTGGACTATTACACCTATGACAACTGTGATGGCCCAGGCGTGTGCGGCTTCGACCTGCACGAGGGTGAGAATGTGGCCTGGGGGCTCAGCGGCCAGTACTCCACTATGCTTTACGCCCAGCGTGCCAGCCATATCCTGGCCAGCCACAGCCCTCAGCGGCCCCTCTTCCTCTATGTGGCCTTCCAGGCAGTACACACACCCCTGCAGTCCCCTCGTGAGTACCTGTACCGCTACCGCACCATGGGTAATGTGGCCCGGCGGAAGTATGCGGCCATGGTGACCTGTATGGATGAGGCTGTGCGCAACATCACCTGGGCCCTGAAGCGCTATGGTTTCTACAACAACAGTGTCATCATCTTCTCCAGTGACAATGGTGGTCAGACTTTCTCGGGGGGCAGCAACTGGCCGCTCCGAGGACGCAAGGGCACTTATTGGGAAGGTGGCGTGCGGGGCCTAGGCTTTGTCCATAGTCCCCTGCTCAAGCGAAAGCAACGGACAAGCCGGGCACTGATGCACATCACTGACTGGTACCCGACCCTGGTGGGTCTGGCAGGTGGCACCACCTCAGCAGCTGATGGGCTAGATGGCTACGATGTATGGCCGGCCATCAGCGAGGGCCGGGCCTCACCACGCACGGAGATCCTGCACAACATTGACCCACTCTACAACCATGCCCAGCATGGCTCCCTGGAGGGCGGCTTTGGCATCTGGAACACCGCTGTGCAGGCTGCCATCCGCGTGGGTGAGTGGAAGCTGCTGACAGGAGACCCTGGCTATGGCGATTGGATCCCACCACAGACACTGGCCaccttcccaggtagctggtggAACCTGGAACGAATGGCCAGTGTCCGTCAGGCTGTATGGCTCTTCAACATCAGTGCTGACCCTTATGAACGGGAGGACCTGGCTGGCCAGCGGCCTGATGTGGTCCGCACCCTGCTGGCTCGCCTAGCCGAATATAACCGCACAGCCATCCCGGTGCGCTACCCGGCTGAGAACCCCCGGGCTCATCCTGACTTTAATGGTGGTGCGTGGGGGCCCTGGGCCagtgatgaggaagaggaggaagaggaagggagagctCGAAGCTTCTCCCGGGGTCGTCGCAAGAAAAAATGCAAGATTTGCAAGCTTCGATCCTTTTTCCGTAAACTCAACACTAGGCTGATGTCCCAACGGATCTga